A region of the Bombus affinis isolate iyBomAffi1 chromosome 7, iyBomAffi1.2, whole genome shotgun sequence genome:
tattctatattttcgacttcttttttcgcgtagaatcatcccctttccgcttgtaccaccagttaccaaccaccctgtatataccaTATGAAGAAGTAGCCATTTTAAATATGGTAATAAGTATCTAAGATGGTCCCATTGAACGAGGCTtattaatataacgaataattaactgtttaaatatttttatgatcttTGTGAAATATATATTCGTACTAAATACCTCGTAGATTGCATGTACAACTTCAGAATTGTTTCAAGCTTTACCAAAATAACGTCGAGTCGAATCTGATTACAGCGCTAAAGAGATTTAGAAATGTTTCGTGTAGCACACGTACCTGatatatttctaaaatattccTACAAGCGTCTGAATTCTCTCGTCAGCAACTATAGAGTCTTATGAGCATATGAGTTTCATCCTCTAAATATTCCATTGCTTGGAACAATCAAATATATAATGACTATTAGATAGACTCCTATGAGTTTGTTTTATCGAACGACAGTTCGTCAGAACACGCATATATTTTAACCATAGCCTAAgactttacaattttatttatcatttaaAATTTTCAGCGTTACATTGCCAATAGTCTTCGAGGCAAAGACTGGTCGAAGTCTGGTACAGAACCGTCACGTATCTACGAGTCACCAATGGCGTACCGCAACAACAGCGCGCTTGAAATATTAATCCACCCACGAAGCTGAAGCAGAGAGGATCGGTACAGTGGTTGGTATCGAAAAACCAGGTTCGTAGTCTGATTCACATAGGAAATTTCAATCCATAGAGGAAGCTGGTCTCGGAGATCGCTACGGGCGAATGTTTAACGAGGGTCGTCGGAGCTCGCTGAAGCCAGAAGGCTCTGGACGCGCGAGAATTGGAGAAGAATCGGACACGTCCAACCACTGCAGAAAACGGACGACCGGAACCTCGAAAGCCGGGTATCgcgtaaataaataaagtaaccGGTGCCAATGCGTGACCCCATTAGACTCCGCTTTACGGGACGTGTTCGATGCAGTTGTAACATTCCCGGAGCGTCTCTGCTCCAGACCAACGCCAACGAAATAAAACATTCACCGTTGCCCGTCTCTGTGAATCTTTTTCTTTGAAGGGACACAGGTTTCTTGAATAAAATTTGCATATGCGCCGCGTCTCAACGTCGCGATCGCGTCCGGGGACCCGGTGGCAGCGTTACCGGTTTAATTTGCGCCTTTGCCGCGACGGGACGAGTTTCCTCGGCGCAGAAAAGAGGATTAAacagctctctctctctctttctccccgATTCCGtctgcctctctttctctcgtccagCTGCAAGGCGTTGCCAGGCAAATTAAGCGTATCAGCTCGAACAACCGAGCCGTGCACGATTAATGACGTGCTCATGGTGTAAGTGCAGGTTTTCGAATGTTTTGctccttttcctttttcattaAGAAGGAATGGCTCAACGTTAAACAGATACTGGGTACAAATGTAGTATCCAAAGACTAAGTATCAAGCTTTCACCGATGCGAAGCTAACTGGTTGCAAGTACGTATCACAGGATGACGATCGTAATACGCCGGTGGTTTTAAGTAATAATCGTATTCAAAGCGGTTATAGCAAATATGCTTTAAAACAGGTTCCCGCATCCGTTGCATTATAAACGTGCATTATAAACGTGCGAGACCCGTTAAGTCGACTTTATCGTATCTCTTCTAATTGCAATTCAACGTAAGAACTGTCAATGACACGTCATAATCGACTGTTCCTTACAACTTTCAATCCCGTCTTTACTTAATACGTACTTCTATAGAAACGATCGTCGTTCTCGTCCGAGGGCAAACAGGTAAACAACCAAAGTTACGAAAGACATGGATCATTTTTGCAACATCTACTTCCAATTTTTCTAGATTCTAGCCGGACGCGGCTTGTTCGATACGCGATGCTCGAGCACGAAGAATCGGCCAACGTCGAATTAGCGACGCCACGACGGCAAACTGCAATTTGTAGTCGGCGAGGGCATTAACTGGGCGGTCGTTAAATTTGACCGGACGTCTCCTCAAGAGGATCGAAGAAACGTCGAGGGGACGCGTATTCTCTGTCGTTCACGCGCGCACGAATAAACGTGTGTAAGTAGAAAGTTGCCTCCACACACACGATGCGATTTTCTGCGTATTGGTGGAGCAGAGAGAGGGAGAGCGTgagagcaagagagagagaTATCTAATTGGATCGGTAAATCATCCTCTAACCAGGAGGGTGGTAGGCTAGGCACCGCCACCGGCAACCCTTTATTCTGTGTTATTACAGTCTAAAGTTACCCCGTGTAATTGTTGCTGTTTAATTGCAAACTCTAAGTCGTCGCGTTACACGTCGCGGCGCCCCGCGTATAATTGCCCTCCTCGAGTTCACCCGTCCGTTTTTTACCGACGAAATAATTGGAAACGATccaccctttctctctctctctctctctctctctttctctttctcttcccctACCACGGGAAATATCTAAATCCGACCGAGAACGCCCGGAATCGTTTCGATCCGGGCCACGGAACGTTTGGGGCTTCGATCAAACGGGAATAATTGGCGGGATTGGCGGTACGCTAAATTACCAATGAAATCTAATCGTCGGCAATTTCGTTCGGTTAAAACGAAAGACGGTTTGTAGGTCTCGTATTCTTGAATATATACGGttctatttttcaaagtatcgtATCGTACATAAAAAGTACCGGGACAACGACAAGATTTTTTATGTATAAACTTAGCTTTTAAACCGAGAAAAAGAAATTGTCAATGTATTAAGAACGTTTTGGATTTCTCATAGATAAGCATCGTTCCGATGCGAACCGAACAAAGCTACGATGGCAAACTGTAATGGAAATTAGGTTGCTGGTTATCCAGCGTGAAAACGCGTTCGTCCAATGTTTCAAAACGAATGGTTCCGCGAAACGGGCAATCGCGGAGGCTATTGGTCCTGGGGATCCGGCGAAAAGGCTTGCAGCGAACCGCAAGAATGTCGCGTGTGTGCAACACTCTCTGGCACGGGGTGAATCACGGAGACAAAAGCAGGTTTTCGTCGATTCCGTTGAAGTCGGTTGTACCGCGATGAACGCGACACTGCTTTGGGCATGGCGGCGCGCGGCTCCGTCGCTGCCCGCTCGGCCCATTGTCGAAGACAGACAATGCCACGCGATAAAAACGTAAAATTGATGCCCTTTTGTTCGCATTGTTTGAGAAGCTGTACAACGTTTGTCGCACGCCTGGACGAGCCACTGTTATTGGCTCCAAACTACATTCTCCTGTTCCGTTTCGCCTTCTCCCTCTCGTACTCGTGCACGAGGTTCCTCTCGACCTCTCGTCGTCTCGTCCACCTCGCTCGTCGCTTTTTCTCTTTCGCGCTCTCTTACGTACAACCAGAGACCGCTGCCAACCACCCGCTTTTGCCACCCTCGAAACCTTTCATCTCGTCAATAAGTCGGCATTGTGTCTCACCACGGTTCCATAGTTTCGCCGTTTTACATTGACCGCCATTTCTATCGGAAGCTTATTCTTTTCTAGCCCCGTCCCCTTTCGTCTATATCTCTCGCGATTTCTTGTCGCCGTTGTATATCGCGGTACACGGAGTTACATGTCCCTTCTCTGTCTCCCTGCGTCTACTTCGTTTCTCTTTGTTCTGGGTATTCACCAAACTAGCAAGCAACGTGGGAGGCACGGAATCGCGACGCACCGGCAGAGACGATGGGGGTAACGTCGCGAAATTACTCGAGCCTGGTTACCAACGGCAATAAAATTTCGCATCCGGGCAAATTACTCGCCGCACGGTCCGTTGTAATTTACGCGTCAGATGGCAGAGACCGGATGATCAACAGGAAAAGAAGAGGGGGAGGGATGGAGGATAGAGGAAGAGAAAGATCGCTTTGAGCCAAATTGCGGAACTTTAATAAAACATGATCATCGAGAGGACGAAGCGAAGGGTAATCGCGAAAGACGAGAGGCGAACAATAAACGAAGCGATTCGACCTACGTTTGAAATAAAATCTCCCGAGTGATTCAAGGATCGAACTCAGAAAGGAAAAACTCGTGCTGTGAGTTTCCACTTCGTTGTTCGACGCGCGCCACCGCATCGCCTTCCTCTCGTCGTCCATCGCGAGACGCTGAACCGGAAACGTGGCGAGCTCTCGTTCGGCATTTAGCCATTGTTTCTGTCTGCCTACGCTACACGGTGCGATATGATACAAAAATGTCAGCAGTATCTGGATAATTACATAACTGGTCTCAGGGGTAGGGCCCTGACGGGGGTGGAAAGCGTCGCAGGGAATAATGCGACGAGAAGTTAGCCTCCTGCTGCGTGGAATGCCAGCGCGAGCGGAGGAAGAGGTCGCGACGGATAGAGCACAGGGTGATTTCCCAGCTGACCTGTAAAGCAACTCCCGAGCGGACTGTGTCTCTCGCAAACCGTACTCTCGCTTCTTTCTTTTCGTCCCCTGTATTTCTCTATACCCCTTCACCGTCGTACTATTTTTCTTCATCCCCAACTCTGTTCGTCTTTGTTACTTTCGCATGCGTACAGTTCCCTTTCCCTCGTCGTTTGCATCGTCGTACGGCTCGATGCAGAGAAACGTAAACGGAGATCGTAGGATGAGAAGACGGAAAGAAAAACGACGGAAAAATTGACGTTTACAGCGAAACGATATGTAAATCGAATCGATCGAAGGATTTTCTTGCGCTGAATAACTTACCGATGAGTACACTGTTGACAAGCGAAACAGTCCAGGTGATAGACGTTCGACCTCGCCTTCATAACCATCTCGAACGGCGGTATCTGTTTGTTGCAGGCCGCGCAGTGTCCCGGATTCCCGAACAGCCTGAGGTAGTCCCTCTTACAGAGGATAAGGTTGGCCCTGGTGAACAGACTAGAACCGACCTCTCCTAACCTACAGTCGCAGCACCCGCACTTCAGACAGTCCTCGTGCCAGAACAGGTCCATGGCCTTGAGGAGATACCTGAAGAACCGACCATAGTTTTCCTTCTTACCGACCAGTAACCCATCGTGCTCGAAACTGATCTTTAACCGCGGCTCTCGGAAGAAGCTTATCCTTTGACCGATTAGAAAGTTTCTCTAAATCGTccgtttttatattttcaagtaATTCGTCACGGTTCGTCAATCGCGTCCTTTTCTATTTTACGTTCAATTTGTTCTTTGTTTGTAGCACATTCCATTTCGTTTcgtgaaagaaataaaaatagtaaTTGAAGACCGCGATCGTCTTACCTTTCCGTGATCGCTTTCCCACATCCAGCGCACTCGTGCTGCGTCGCGCCATTTTTACTCGGCTCCGACTTGCTCACGTCCATCGTCATCGTGATTTCGGCTAGAACGCCGTCTGCAACACGGAACAAGAACGTCGACTCGTTAAATCCGCGACATCGTAAATCGTGTCTCTCTGCCATTGTGCGTTCGTAACAATGAGCCCGCAGACAGCCACCGCGTAATGTACACGTACGTCGCGATAATAAGCGTCTGCTAAGTGGCCGACAACATGCAATAACGATCCACGCTAATTGGACCGGTCGTCCGACGACGCGCGCTAAATCTCCCGTGCCTGCGTTTTTCGATAGATCGATTCCACTATTCCCACGAACGTCgtaaattaatcgaaaataattgCATAGAATAATATGAAACATTACGTCACAGGATTTGCCAAGGATCTAAATTTCGATCGATAAGAAATCGACGTCCAGCCGAAGGATCGAGATTGAAATCCGGTGGCCGCGTTTCGCAGATCCACTGGCGGGAGCATCGATCGCGAGGAATCGTTCGTAGTTCGAATTGACGTGGCCCGGCGAGGGTGAAAAGCGCGGGTACGAGAGAGAAACACGGACAACCACATTCGCAGGAACGAACGCGTTCTAAAGGCGATCCGAGGGAAGGAGGGCGGCCGGCTAAAATGGTGAGTGGCTGCACGGCGAGGCGCGGGGGCTTAATTAATTAGCCGGATACTTTGAGTAACAATCCATTATTACATACAAACATCCTCGGCCCCGGGGCCGAGCTGTAGCTTTATGCTGCTAATTGGCCTTCTCAAAGCTTGGAGACCCGGGCACGAGTTATAAACGCCACTCCTCTAACTCGCCAGCACCCCGGCCCCATCCCTCCCCACCTTCCCTATCTTTCTCCTTCTCCTACCTTCTCTATACCCTCTTCCCTGTACCTCTCTGTCTCTCGTTTCCCTCTTCCAACAGTTTGTCCCTAttcctctccctttctcttcACCGCGTCGCCACTCCTCTCTCCCGTATACGAGCGCCCGCGTGTCCTCCCCCTTTGGACCACCAGCACTCGCACATTTTGCAATACACCCATATATAACCACCCATACAGGCAGACGCAGATGCGGATACGCGAACGCGGCCACACGCATGTAAAAAGCGAGGGTGACAGAGAGTGCGGGTGGGATAGGGACGAGAGGATGGTGGGAACGAAGAGGAACAGCTCGACTCGACGATACGAGGAAGAGGAGGAATGAAGTTGGAGGGATGACGACAAAGTGGGAGGATGGTGGAAGAAAGGAGTATGGGAGATGAGGGAGAAGGAGGAGCAAGAGGAACGACGGATAGCGCTAATAACGCGCTCGTggcgcaaaaaaaaaaaaggaaggagtATAATTGCCAGCCCTCGTGGCAGGTATTTTTCAAATAGGACCCCGTCCGTTAATTGGAGGGCAAATTAAAGAGGCGCCGCGGAGGAAAAAAACATCATCCCTCTACCGCGTATCCCCTTGGCCCCCTCTTAGCGTGCCCCGACTACGTTGGTATCCAAGAGGCACCTCGTGATTCGTCAAACGATCTGTGCGCTCCATTTTTTCTCCggatttctctctctctccctctctctctctctctctgtctctgtctctttctgtttctgtctctgtctctctctctctctgaccCTTTCCAACGACTCCTtacgcttctttttttttctccctaTCGGACACGATATCGTCTCCCGACGATATCGAACGCGCGGATGTGAAAATCCGTGTCGCGAACACGGAATAGAAGGGAAAGAGGTATGAACGAAATTCCAGCGgcaaagaggaaagaaaatttcGCGCAGCAAGCCGACAGCCCGCGATCACCCGGAAGAATCGTAACCGAAGTAAAATGCAACATAGTATGTTGCGTTTACATATGTGTGCGTGATACATAGTATAACACTGTCGGTATATCGATACGGAAATCTCCCTAAGCGGAAGCAAGTTGCGCGTGCCGATCGAACTTCTCACGGATGTACAGTTATTTGTCAGGCATGCGCAGTATTTAATACCGTCACGCAGTATCCGTTATCGAAACCCCGGGTTCGATGATACGCTAGATAAAATGAAACTAGTTCTGTCAATTTACCGTCCCATTATTTCGCGACAATGCACAATGAGTGTATCGGCAACCGACTGACCGCACCGTCCGGACGACGCTCGACGTTTCTGATATATACGAGATCTCACAGTCTGGCAGAGAGTGAGAAAACTCTCTCTGTGAGATGCGTACCGCCGTTGATCGACCGCGTAAAATCGTTCTCGCGCAAGAAACGACGCAAAGGGTACTGCCGCCTTCGGACGTAACGCAATCGTAAAGTGAAAAGTTGATTTATGGAGGGGACGTGTATGGAGGTACCGGTGATTCTGGATGCGATACAATATCCCATCGTTTCCGCACTGACTGTCTTTCGTGGCCGGAGAAATGGAGCGAGCCGCGCGACAAGGGGTGGAAAACCGGACGCGACGATCGACGAATCGGCGCGACGGATACAACTTTTTATTCGCTCGATATATAAGGAGGCACCCTCGCGAGATTACGAAACTGCCCTAACAGCAATATGGGATAACACGGCGGAGCTGTGCCTCGTGCGTCCCCACTGCCATTGCCATCCTTGAGATACGCGCTGTCGCTACGGACACACGGGGCTACCGTCTGGTTTAATAAAAATGTCAAATATAAAGTAGCCAGCGGGGACGGACGTTtaggaaataaataaatgtaaaagaaacGGTTGAAGGAAGAAGGAAGGAACGGTTTTGTAGCACGGAGCCGCGCGGGTAGGGTGGAAAAGTATTATTCCATAGAACGAAACGAATTTGTCCGTTGTATAATAAGCGAGAGAGTGGGCGTCGTATAATATGCCAAGGGTTGGAAATGGACTATAGCGTGGCTTGAAATGTACGTTTCATctatgaaattaatttaaaaaccgAAGTAAAATCCAATGATTTTGTTACAGGATCACAGGATCACCTGATggtatctctctctctctctctctgtctctctcgttTCGTATTATGTGTCCTGAAATACTGATGCGTAATTGAGAATAGCGCGCGCGCATCGAGGAAACCTGTTTAATTGCGTTTAACattgaattaattaaacgaGTAATTTCACGCGTATCCCTTATCCGGTTCCGCGAAACCAGTCGATCAAATGTAAATATACAACTTGTACGCTCCATCGAATCTTTCGAAAGAGGTTGCAAAATATAATCAGAAGAACGTATAAGAGAATATGATATAATACAAAGAATGGAAAACAAAGAGAAAAGATATAGAAGCAGACCAATGAGGAAAAAGACAGGAAGTAATGATTGTGCGTATAAGAGGTAGGCGAAATCAGAACGCACCCTCATCCTCGTCGAGTCACGTTCCGCATCTTGCCGCGTGTCCTTCGAGCCGTGGATCGAGCCGTGGGTAGCGAGACGAGCGAGTACGGTGCGTCGCGACGTCGTGGCGAGGGTATACGAAACCACGTTGAACAGGGTTGGGAGTAGAACGCAGGATAGGGCAAAGTACAGGGCACGAGGCGGTGCATAACACGAGGCGGCAGGCACGACTGCAATTTCGGGGTTTAATAATGATCCCAGCCGACGGCTCAAGGCTGTATCCCGTGTCATTATACTGTGAAGTGGAGAGGCTGCTAATTAGTCATTAGCGTAGGAAAAAGACACCTTCAACAGGCTTGGTAGGTACAGGACGGGCAGCAACCCCATCCGACGGACGGTGGTGCATAGGTACGGCAAACTTGAGCAAACAGGGTGTAGCTTCTAGCCTACGTCTAATTGGACCCTAGCGACGTAAGTTCTACTAATTGAGACCAGGCCTGTAACTATCAGCCGCGCGACAAGGGCCTTCGTAAATTCGCCGAGGATCGACGGTGAATACGTGTGTCTATGTGTCGAGtatacacacacgcacacacgcacacacgcacacagaGAGAGAAGCGCGCATATACTTATACCTATTCGTTCCAACACGCAAACGTGCCAGATCCCGAGACGCACACGTTTGTTGTTTCGTCTGGTCTTGGAACGTTGAACTTTCACGCGGGAAAAAATCTGTATCGCGCATTTCTTGAATCTGTGAAAAGGAGGAAACACGGTGAAGAAGCGAGATAAGGAGGACGAGGTGAGAAAAGATATTTAATTGAGAAACCTAACGTACGTATTTGACTGGTAGGTGGGTAAGTAGGATTACACAGAGGGAGCCGAAATTTTTCTTAAGATAAGTATTTCATAAACGTCCGCCCGGCCGTGTACCACTAATTTGCATCGTGTATctatgcatatatttcatgGTCTAGGAGTTATTAGTCTCGCTCCAGTAAGCGCGATACAGTTTGCAACCTATGACTAATTGGAAGTCGGTAACGTAGCTG
Encoded here:
- the LOC126919003 gene encoding LIM domain only protein 3-like isoform X3, with protein sequence MTMDVSKSEPSKNGATQHECAGCGKAITERYLLKAMDLFWHEDCLKCGCCDCRLGEVGSSLFTRANLILCKRDYLRLFGNPGHCAACNKQIPPFEMVMKARSNVYHLDCFACQQCTHRFCVGDRFYLCENKILCEFDYEERLAFANMSVQTPATLAYIKRQLPPAPTPPGQNMHPGHNPLQPHQALGQSVGQHNHVSNSGKLTSETSQG